A part of Variovorax sp. HW608 genomic DNA contains:
- a CDS encoding phospholipase D family protein, translated as MTSMAFAFARVMGAVALSGALALLAACGSLPKMPERPDERAAAPDPSAMLAKIALASTPPGEHSGFRLMPLGVYSLDARIQLAQRAQHSLVVQYYQLENDATGRLLMRALREAGARGVKVRVLVDDLYTSKSQQPLLGLAQTPNVEVRLFNPFCCGRGGIVSRFAASPQDIPRLNHRMHNKLFIADGVMAVVGGRNIADEYFVLSEAQNFIDMDALVVGKVVAELEAVFDAFWNAEQVWPIQDIVTGEGGRKPTAQEFDDWIGMAAPPPKLQIPPVDVLGYGPIAEELDAGRMGLLWGEAHAIADPPSKPKAMSADEALATSVTMKVWGLLLEAKSQVDLTSPYLVPGEKGMAAFDDLMRRKVKLTLLTNSLAANDEPLVHTGYVRYRERLLRSGADLYELSPERTTANKRLGMFGNSLGRLHAKTAAIDKQRIFVGSMNLDPRSATQNTEMGVVVDSPQLAREMLRVINISKLQNSYRLRLDAETGSLQWLTTDGEKEMILTSEPEAGFFQRFYNSLVAPLVPEMLL; from the coding sequence ATGACATCCATGGCCTTCGCTTTCGCCCGCGTCATGGGCGCCGTGGCCTTGTCCGGGGCCCTTGCCCTGCTCGCGGCCTGCGGCTCGCTGCCGAAGATGCCGGAGCGGCCGGACGAGCGTGCTGCCGCGCCCGATCCGTCCGCGATGCTGGCGAAGATCGCGCTCGCCTCGACGCCGCCCGGCGAGCACTCCGGCTTCCGGCTGATGCCGCTGGGCGTCTATTCGCTCGATGCCCGCATCCAGCTGGCGCAGCGCGCGCAGCATTCGCTCGTGGTGCAGTACTACCAGCTCGAGAACGACGCGACCGGCCGGCTGCTGATGCGGGCCTTGCGTGAAGCCGGTGCGCGGGGCGTGAAGGTGAGGGTGCTGGTGGACGATCTCTACACCAGCAAGAGCCAGCAGCCGCTGCTGGGGCTGGCGCAGACGCCGAACGTGGAGGTGCGGCTTTTCAATCCCTTCTGCTGCGGGCGCGGCGGCATCGTGTCGCGCTTCGCGGCGTCGCCGCAGGACATTCCGCGCCTCAACCACCGCATGCACAACAAGCTGTTCATCGCCGACGGCGTGATGGCGGTGGTCGGCGGGCGCAACATCGCGGACGAGTATTTCGTGCTCAGCGAGGCGCAGAACTTCATCGACATGGACGCGCTCGTGGTCGGCAAGGTGGTGGCCGAACTGGAGGCGGTCTTCGATGCCTTCTGGAATGCCGAACAGGTCTGGCCGATCCAGGACATCGTGACGGGGGAGGGCGGCCGCAAGCCCACCGCGCAAGAGTTCGACGACTGGATCGGCATGGCTGCGCCGCCGCCGAAGCTGCAGATTCCGCCGGTCGACGTGCTGGGCTACGGCCCGATCGCCGAGGAGCTCGACGCCGGCCGCATGGGCCTGCTGTGGGGCGAGGCGCACGCCATTGCCGACCCGCCGAGCAAGCCCAAGGCCATGAGCGCTGACGAGGCCCTCGCGACCAGCGTGACGATGAAGGTGTGGGGGCTGCTGCTCGAGGCGAAGTCCCAGGTGGACCTCACTTCGCCCTACCTGGTGCCGGGCGAAAAAGGCATGGCGGCCTTCGACGACCTGATGCGCCGCAAGGTCAAGCTGACGCTCCTGACCAATTCGCTGGCGGCCAACGACGAGCCGCTGGTGCATACCGGCTATGTGCGCTATCGGGAGCGGTTGTTGCGCAGCGGCGCGGATCTCTACGAGCTCAGTCCCGAGCGGACCACCGCCAACAAGCGCCTGGGCATGTTCGGCAATTCGCTGGGCAGACTGCACGCGAAGACGGCGGCGATCGACAAGCAGCGCATCTTCGTGGGGTCGATGAATCTCGATCCGCGCTCGGCCACCCAGAACACCGAAATGGGGGTGGTGGTCGACAGCCCGCAACTGGCGCGCGAGATGCTCCGGGTGATCAACATCAGCAAATTGCAGAATTCCTACCGCCTTCGTCTGGATGCGGAAACCGGATCGCTGCAATGGCTGACCACCGACGGCGAAAAGGAAATGATCCTGACGTCGGAGCCGGAGGCGGGATTCTTCCAGCGTTTCTACAACTCCCTGGTCGCGCCGCTGGTGCCGGAAATGCTGTTGTAA
- a CDS encoding peroxiredoxin: MMLQTSLRAALFALAAAAAPTAFAALDIGDAVPKFTATAALGGKVFSYSLAEALAKGPVVVYFFPAADSADCSIEAHAFAEAVDQFAALGATVIGVSADDIDTLTRFSVKSCQSRFPVASDQSKAVIQGFDAVMQTRPDFANRLSYVVTPNGLVAYYYQNLNPDKHVERMLNALRALPRATAAR, translated from the coding sequence ATGATGCTCCAGACCTCCCTGCGCGCCGCGCTTTTTGCCTTGGCCGCAGCCGCGGCGCCGACCGCCTTTGCAGCACTCGACATCGGCGACGCCGTTCCCAAGTTCACCGCCACCGCGGCGCTGGGCGGCAAGGTCTTCAGCTACTCGCTCGCCGAAGCGCTGGCCAAGGGGCCGGTGGTGGTGTATTTCTTCCCCGCGGCGGACAGCGCCGATTGCTCGATCGAAGCGCACGCCTTCGCCGAGGCGGTCGACCAGTTCGCTGCCCTCGGCGCCACGGTGATCGGCGTGTCGGCCGACGACATCGACACGCTGACCAGGTTCTCGGTCAAATCCTGCCAGAGCCGCTTCCCGGTGGCTTCCGACCAGTCCAAGGCGGTCATCCAGGGCTTCGACGCGGTGATGCAGACCCGGCCGGATTTCGCGAACCGGCTCTCGTACGTGGTCACGCCCAACGGTCTCGTCGCCTACTACTACCAGAACCTCAACCCGGACAAGCACGTCGAGCGCATGCTGAATGCGCTGCGCGCGCTGCCCAGGGCGACGGCCGCGCGCTGA
- a CDS encoding aldehyde dehydrogenase family protein, with the protein MQLNYIGNESVASASGRTLPVIDPSDGQTFDELQRSNAADIDAAVQAAHHCFETGWRKVSAAERGRLLYKLSQKIAAHTDELALIEQRDCGKPVKQARADALALVRYFEFYAGACDKLHGETIPYQDGYSVLTWREPHGVTGHIIPWNYPMQIFGRSVGGALAAGNVCVVKPSEDACLSLIRVAQLAAEVGFPPGAINIVTGYGHEVGDALARHEGIDHISFTGSPSVGTIIQQVAAERHCPVTLELGGKSPQILFADADLDAAIPVLIKAIVQNAGQTCSAGSRVLIQQGIYEPLLERLGHAFEALRVGPAAMDLDVGPLIRQTQQQRVWDFLSDAHVAGIPMVGQGTVVDEAPESGFYQAPTLLRDVPVGHRLAQEEVFGPVLAAMSFCDEDEAVALANATRFGLVAGIWTENGARQLRMAKRVKSGQVFINNYGAGGGVELPFGGVKSSGYGREKGFEALYGFTTLKTVAIRHG; encoded by the coding sequence ATGCAACTGAACTACATCGGCAACGAGAGCGTTGCCTCCGCGTCCGGCCGCACGCTGCCGGTGATCGATCCCTCCGATGGTCAGACCTTCGACGAGTTGCAGCGCAGCAACGCGGCGGACATCGATGCCGCGGTGCAGGCCGCGCACCATTGCTTCGAGACCGGCTGGCGGAAAGTCAGTGCTGCCGAGCGCGGACGGCTGCTCTACAAGCTCTCGCAGAAGATCGCGGCGCACACCGACGAACTCGCGCTGATCGAACAGCGCGATTGCGGCAAGCCGGTCAAGCAGGCGCGCGCCGATGCACTGGCCCTGGTGCGCTACTTCGAGTTCTACGCCGGCGCCTGCGACAAGCTGCACGGCGAAACCATCCCCTACCAGGACGGCTACAGCGTGCTGACGTGGCGCGAGCCGCACGGCGTCACGGGCCACATCATTCCCTGGAACTACCCGATGCAGATCTTCGGCCGCAGCGTGGGCGGTGCGCTGGCGGCGGGCAACGTCTGCGTGGTCAAGCCGTCGGAAGACGCCTGCCTCTCGCTGATCCGCGTGGCGCAGCTCGCCGCCGAGGTCGGCTTCCCGCCCGGCGCGATCAACATCGTGACCGGCTACGGCCACGAGGTCGGCGACGCCCTGGCGCGGCACGAAGGCATCGACCACATCAGCTTCACCGGCAGCCCGTCGGTGGGCACGATCATCCAGCAGGTGGCGGCCGAGCGGCACTGCCCCGTCACGCTCGAGCTCGGCGGCAAGAGCCCGCAGATCCTCTTTGCCGACGCCGACCTGGATGCGGCCATCCCGGTGCTGATCAAGGCGATCGTGCAGAACGCCGGCCAGACCTGTTCGGCCGGCTCGCGCGTGCTGATCCAGCAGGGCATCTACGAGCCGCTCCTCGAGCGCCTCGGACACGCCTTCGAGGCGCTGCGCGTCGGCCCGGCCGCGATGGACCTCGACGTCGGCCCGCTGATCCGCCAGACGCAGCAGCAGCGCGTATGGGATTTCCTCTCGGACGCCCACGTCGCCGGCATCCCGATGGTGGGCCAGGGCACGGTGGTCGACGAAGCGCCCGAAAGCGGCTTCTACCAGGCCCCGACGCTGCTGCGCGACGTGCCGGTCGGTCACCGGCTCGCGCAGGAGGAAGTCTTCGGCCCCGTCCTGGCCGCGATGTCCTTTTGCGACGAGGACGAGGCCGTCGCCCTCGCCAACGCCACGCGCTTCGGGCTGGTCGCCGGCATCTGGACCGAGAACGGCGCCCGCCAGCTGCGCATGGCCAAGCGCGTGAAGAGCGGCCAGGTGTTCATCAACAACTACGGCGCGGGCGGCGGCGTCGAGCTGCCCTTCGGCGGCGTCAAGTCCTCGGGCTACGGGCGCGAAAAGGGCTTCGAGGCGCTCTACGGATTCACGACGCTCAAGACCGTCGCGATCCGGCACGGATGA
- the moaA gene encoding GTP 3',8-cyclase MoaA, producing MSQHVVPVSEIGRARPAAAMAGLAIPATGVLLDRLQRPLTDLRISVTDRCNFRCSYCMPKEVFDKDYQYLPHSALLSFEEITRLARLFATHGVHKIRLTGGEPLLRKNLEVLVEQLAALRTPDGRPLDLTLTTNGSLLARKAQALSAAGLRRVTVSLDGLDDAVFRSMNDVDFPVAEVLAGIEAAKAAGLGPIKVNMVVKRGTNEQEILPMARHFRGTGVVLRFIEYMDVGATNGWRMDEVLPSAEVVRRVAEEFPLAPLEATAPGETAQRWAYQDGGGEIGVISSVTQAFCRDCNRARLSTEGKLYLCLFANAGHDLRPLLRGGASDEEITSTIGHIWQGRSDRYSELRALRGPETDGTAPRRVEMSYIGG from the coding sequence ATGAGCCAGCATGTCGTCCCCGTCTCCGAGATCGGCCGCGCCCGTCCAGCGGCGGCGATGGCCGGGCTTGCGATCCCGGCCACCGGCGTGCTGCTCGATCGCCTGCAGCGGCCGCTGACCGATCTGCGCATCAGTGTCACGGACCGGTGCAACTTCCGCTGCAGCTACTGCATGCCGAAGGAAGTCTTCGACAAGGACTACCAGTACCTCCCGCACAGCGCGCTGCTGAGCTTCGAGGAAATCACCCGGCTCGCGCGCCTCTTCGCCACGCATGGCGTGCACAAGATCCGGCTCACCGGCGGCGAGCCGCTGCTGCGCAAGAATCTCGAGGTCCTCGTCGAGCAGCTCGCGGCCCTGCGCACGCCCGACGGCCGGCCCCTCGATCTCACCTTGACCACCAACGGCTCGCTGCTGGCCCGCAAGGCCCAGGCACTCAGCGCGGCCGGGCTGCGGCGCGTGACGGTCAGCCTCGACGGCCTCGACGACGCGGTGTTCCGCAGCATGAACGACGTGGATTTCCCGGTGGCGGAAGTCCTCGCCGGCATCGAGGCGGCCAAGGCCGCGGGCCTCGGTCCGATCAAGGTGAACATGGTCGTCAAGCGCGGCACCAACGAGCAGGAGATCCTGCCGATGGCCCGCCACTTCCGCGGCACCGGCGTGGTGCTGCGCTTCATCGAGTACATGGACGTCGGCGCCACCAACGGCTGGCGCATGGACGAGGTGCTGCCGTCCGCGGAGGTGGTGCGGCGCGTCGCGGAGGAATTCCCGCTCGCCCCGCTCGAAGCCACCGCGCCGGGCGAAACCGCGCAGCGCTGGGCCTACCAGGACGGCGGCGGCGAGATCGGCGTGATCAGCAGCGTCACGCAGGCCTTCTGCCGTGACTGCAACCGCGCACGGCTGTCGACCGAAGGCAAGCTCTACCTCTGCCTCTTCGCCAATGCGGGCCATGACCTGCGCCCGCTGCTGCGCGGCGGCGCGAGCGACGAAGAGATCACTTCGACCATCGGCCACATCTGGCAGGGCCGCAGCGACCGCTATTCCGAACTTCGCGCACTGCGCGGACCCGAGACCGACGGCACTGCGCCGCGGCGGGTCGAAATGAGCTACATCGGCGGATGA
- the mobA gene encoding molybdenum cofactor guanylyltransferase MobA — protein MTTPPAIATGDITGLVLAGGRGTRMGGVDKGLQSFNRTPLAMHAVMRLGLQVGEIMINANRNLSAYESFGVPVWPDGLADYAGPLAGFLTGLERCETPYLLTVPCDTPLFPLDLASRLSEALVANDAEIAMVSAPEPPEEPGGTPVLRAQPVFCLLNATLLESLVRFTQAGGRKIDAWTAQHRTVLVPFDRPGDAPDAFFNANTLAELHALEAQRS, from the coding sequence ATGACCACCCCACCCGCCATCGCCACCGGCGACATCACCGGCCTCGTACTCGCAGGCGGGCGCGGCACCCGCATGGGCGGCGTCGACAAGGGCCTGCAGAGCTTCAACCGCACGCCGCTCGCCATGCACGCCGTGATGCGGCTGGGCCTGCAGGTCGGCGAGATCATGATCAACGCCAACCGCAACCTCTCGGCCTACGAATCGTTCGGCGTGCCGGTGTGGCCCGACGGGCTGGCGGACTATGCGGGGCCGCTGGCCGGCTTCCTCACCGGACTGGAGCGCTGCGAGACCCCTTATCTGCTCACGGTGCCCTGCGACACACCGCTTTTCCCGCTCGATCTGGCGAGCCGGCTGTCCGAAGCGCTGGTGGCGAACGATGCGGAGATCGCGATGGTGTCGGCCCCCGAGCCCCCCGAAGAACCCGGCGGCACCCCCGTCCTGCGCGCCCAGCCCGTGTTCTGCCTGCTGAACGCCACCCTGCTCGAAAGCCTCGTGCGCTTCACCCAGGCGGGCGGGCGCAAGATCGACGCATGGACCGCCCAGCATCGCACGGTGCTGGTGCCGTTCGACCGCCCCGGCGACGCGCCGGACGCCTTCTTCAATGCCAACACGCTGGCCGAGCTGCACGCGCTCGAAGCCCAGCGCTCCTGA
- the moeA gene encoding molybdopterin molybdotransferase MoeA — MSRIADIAAALAGYDPKALDVDAVQAFLARLAEPAAVTQVERIALRDALGRVLAEDIISPVSVPPHDNSAMDGFAFDGRLLDGAGDDETLQLRIVGTALAGAAWRGSVDAGDTVKIMTGAVMPVGLDTVVPQEFCTVEGDGVRFPAKALRRGDNRRLAGEDLMQGKPALRRGEIVSPAALGMVASIGLPMVPVLRRLRVAYFSTGDEILSLGELPREGAVYDSNRYTVFGLLTRLGCEVIDLGLVRDDPAALESALCRAANEADAIITSGGVSVGEADHTRAVMQRLGDMAFWCVAMRPGRPMAVGLIPTDKPDRGPAVLFGLPGNPVAVMVTFLAFVRPALLRLMGCNDACAAPPPLLRARSVGAIRKKPGRTEYQRGYVRPVAGSLPEVRIAGNQGSGVLSSMVEANGLVVLHHDQGSVADGDPVDVMMFDGVI, encoded by the coding sequence ATGAGCCGTATCGCAGACATCGCCGCCGCACTGGCGGGCTACGACCCGAAGGCGCTGGACGTCGATGCCGTTCAGGCCTTCCTTGCCCGGCTGGCGGAACCGGCCGCGGTCACGCAGGTCGAGCGCATCGCCTTGCGCGACGCGCTGGGCCGGGTGCTGGCCGAGGACATCATCTCGCCGGTGAGCGTGCCGCCGCACGACAACTCGGCCATGGACGGCTTCGCGTTCGACGGCCGCCTGCTCGATGGCGCCGGCGACGATGAAACGCTGCAGTTGCGCATCGTCGGCACCGCCCTGGCCGGCGCGGCCTGGCGCGGCAGCGTGGACGCCGGTGACACGGTGAAGATCATGACCGGCGCCGTGATGCCGGTGGGCCTCGATACCGTCGTCCCGCAGGAGTTCTGCACGGTCGAGGGGGACGGCGTCCGCTTCCCCGCCAAGGCGCTGCGGCGCGGCGACAACCGGCGGCTGGCCGGCGAGGACCTCATGCAGGGCAAGCCCGCGCTGCGGCGCGGCGAGATCGTTTCGCCCGCGGCGCTCGGCATGGTGGCGAGCATCGGGCTGCCGATGGTGCCGGTGCTGCGGCGCCTGCGCGTGGCCTATTTCTCGACCGGCGACGAGATCCTGAGCCTCGGCGAACTGCCGCGCGAAGGCGCGGTGTACGACAGCAACCGCTACACGGTCTTCGGGCTCCTGACCAGGCTCGGCTGCGAGGTGATCGACCTCGGCCTGGTGCGGGACGATCCGGCCGCGCTCGAATCGGCGCTTTGCCGCGCGGCGAACGAGGCCGACGCGATCATCACCAGCGGCGGCGTCAGCGTCGGCGAGGCCGACCACACGCGGGCCGTGATGCAGCGCCTCGGCGACATGGCGTTCTGGTGCGTCGCAATGCGCCCCGGCCGGCCGATGGCGGTCGGCCTGATCCCGACGGACAAGCCGGATCGCGGACCGGCCGTGCTCTTCGGCCTGCCCGGCAATCCGGTCGCGGTGATGGTCACCTTCCTCGCGTTCGTGCGGCCGGCGCTTTTGCGCTTGATGGGCTGCAACGACGCCTGTGCAGCCCCGCCGCCGCTGCTTCGCGCCAGGAGCGTCGGCGCGATCCGGAAGAAGCCCGGGCGCACCGAATACCAGCGCGGCTACGTCCGGCCGGTGGCCGGGTCATTGCCCGAAGTCCGCATCGCGGGCAACCAGGGCTCGGGCGTGCTGAGCTCGATGGTCGAAGCCAACGGCCTCGTCGTGCTGCATCATGACCAGGGCAGCGTGGCCGACGGCGACCCGGTCGACGTCATGATGTTCGACGGCGTCATCTAG
- a CDS encoding Crp/Fnr family transcriptional regulator gives MASRIELIQQMPIFGAIGAETIEFLLGEAPVSHVRRGDFFFHENDTPTCMFVLESGHVTVSKSWQEHELLIRRLGPGDCFGEMALLDLFPRSATVRADEDCSAIELTSDNLYRLFEHDVEQFALIQMNIAREMSRRLRITDDQLFRARMGEVPEAPERL, from the coding sequence ATGGCATCGAGAATCGAGTTGATCCAGCAGATGCCCATCTTCGGCGCCATCGGAGCGGAGACCATCGAATTCCTGCTCGGTGAAGCGCCGGTGAGCCATGTGCGGCGCGGCGACTTCTTTTTCCACGAGAACGACACCCCCACCTGCATGTTCGTGCTGGAGAGCGGCCACGTCACGGTTTCGAAAAGCTGGCAGGAGCACGAGCTGCTCATCCGGCGCCTGGGCCCCGGCGACTGCTTCGGCGAGATGGCCCTGCTCGATCTCTTCCCCCGCAGCGCGACCGTGCGAGCCGACGAGGACTGCAGCGCCATCGAGCTCACCTCGGACAACCTCTACCGGCTGTTCGAGCACGACGTCGAGCAGTTCGCGCTGATCCAGATGAACATCGCGCGCGAGATGAGCCGCCGGCTTCGGATCACCGACGACCAGCTGTTCCGGGCCCGGATGGGCGAAGTGCCGGAAGCGCCCGAGCGCCTTTAG
- the rnhA gene encoding ribonuclease HI: MNEVQIYTDGACKGNPGPGGWGAWLKSGASEKELFGGELNTTNNRMELQAVIEGLAALKRPCKVTLYLDSQYVRMGITEWIRGWKAKGWRTSTKQPVKNVELWQQLDKLVSEGGHQIEWRWVKGHSGDPGNERADALANKGVERALGRI; encoded by the coding sequence TTGAACGAAGTACAGATCTACACCGATGGCGCCTGCAAGGGCAATCCCGGCCCCGGCGGCTGGGGCGCCTGGCTGAAATCGGGGGCGAGCGAGAAGGAGTTGTTCGGCGGCGAACTCAACACCACCAACAACCGCATGGAACTGCAGGCCGTCATCGAGGGGCTCGCGGCGCTGAAGCGGCCCTGCAAGGTCACGCTCTACCTCGACAGCCAGTACGTGCGCATGGGCATCACCGAGTGGATCCGCGGCTGGAAGGCCAAGGGCTGGCGCACCTCGACCAAGCAGCCGGTCAAGAACGTGGAGCTCTGGCAGCAACTGGACAAGCTGGTGTCTGAGGGCGGCCACCAGATCGAATGGCGCTGGGTCAAGGGCCATTCGGGCGATCCGGGCAACGAGCGCGCGGATGCGCTGGCCAACAAGGGCGTCGAGCGGGCGCTGGGACGGATCTAG
- a CDS encoding class I SAM-dependent methyltransferase encodes MSGQIIGLHDWFETPPGRYLLDWEQAQFDQAVADVFGYHALQLGLPEVHGLRANRMPHRWLALSESAMAPRSSLVTDFSALPFPANSLDLVVLPHTLELSPDPHATLREVERVLVPEGRVVICGLNPASLWGMRQRRARIYQRLGFGELFLPDAGEFIGYRRMRDWLRLLSFEVESGRFGVYRPAVRSEAWLERCHWFDAAGERWWPIFGAVYFLAAVKRVRGMRLLSADWRRAAARASAPVPIAGAGRVHRDHRDHARRSSHRKKQGKGS; translated from the coding sequence ATGAGCGGTCAAATTATAGGTTTGCACGATTGGTTCGAGACCCCTCCAGGGCGCTACCTGCTGGACTGGGAGCAGGCCCAGTTCGACCAGGCCGTGGCGGACGTCTTCGGCTATCACGCGCTCCAGCTCGGGCTGCCCGAGGTGCACGGCCTGCGTGCCAACCGCATGCCGCATCGCTGGCTGGCGCTGTCGGAGTCGGCGATGGCGCCGCGCAGTTCGCTCGTCACCGACTTCTCGGCGCTGCCGTTTCCGGCCAACAGCCTCGACCTCGTCGTGCTGCCGCACACCCTGGAGCTGAGTCCGGACCCGCACGCGACGCTGCGCGAGGTCGAGCGGGTGCTGGTGCCCGAAGGGCGGGTCGTCATCTGCGGGCTCAACCCGGCGAGCCTGTGGGGCATGCGGCAACGGCGGGCACGGATCTACCAGCGGCTGGGTTTCGGCGAACTCTTCCTGCCGGACGCGGGCGAGTTCATCGGCTACCGGCGCATGCGCGACTGGTTGCGCTTGCTGAGCTTCGAGGTCGAATCGGGCCGCTTCGGCGTCTATCGGCCGGCCGTGCGCAGCGAGGCGTGGCTCGAGCGCTGCCACTGGTTCGATGCCGCCGGCGAGCGCTGGTGGCCGATCTTCGGCGCGGTCTATTTTCTGGCGGCCGTGAAGCGCGTCCGCGGCATGCGGCTCTTGAGCGCCGACTGGCGCCGGGCGGCCGCCCGGGCCAGCGCCCCGGTGCCGATCGCGGGCGCCGGGCGGGTGCACCGGGACCACCGCGACCACGCACGCCGTTCATCTCATCGAAAGAAACAAGGAAAAGGTTCTTGA
- the gloB gene encoding hydroxyacylglutathione hydrolase — translation MTLVPLPAFADNYIWMLQDGRNAIVVDPGDAGPVFEALQRDNLQLAAILVTHHHADHTGGVAALREATGAPVFGPARERIPEPFTPLVHGDHADVLGLRFEVIEVPGHTAGHIAYFLPADAQSASAGDIAPLVFCGDTLFSGGCGRLFEGTPAQMLASLDALAALPGATRVCCTHEYTLANLRFARAVEPGNADLAQYTAQCEALRARGQPTLPSQLATERRINPFLRSRESTVRLAVQAHAGLKAQAAETEVFAALRQWKNDFR, via the coding sequence ATGACCCTCGTTCCGCTGCCCGCTTTTGCCGACAACTACATCTGGATGCTGCAGGACGGACGCAACGCGATCGTGGTCGACCCAGGGGATGCCGGGCCGGTGTTCGAAGCACTCCAGCGCGACAATCTGCAGTTGGCCGCGATTCTAGTCACGCACCATCACGCCGATCACACCGGCGGCGTGGCCGCGTTGCGCGAAGCCACCGGCGCACCGGTGTTCGGCCCTGCCCGCGAGCGGATCCCCGAGCCCTTCACACCGCTCGTCCATGGCGATCATGCCGACGTGCTGGGTCTGCGTTTCGAGGTCATCGAGGTTCCGGGCCACACCGCGGGACATATTGCCTACTTCCTTCCGGCCGATGCGCAGAGCGCATCGGCGGGCGACATCGCTCCGCTGGTCTTTTGTGGTGACACTTTGTTTTCCGGTGGATGCGGGCGACTTTTCGAGGGCACGCCCGCACAGATGCTCGCATCGCTCGACGCGCTTGCCGCTCTGCCGGGCGCCACGCGCGTGTGCTGCACCCACGAATACACACTTGCTAACCTGAGATTCGCGCGCGCCGTGGAACCCGGAAACGCCGATCTCGCTCAGTACACGGCGCAATGCGAAGCCTTGCGTGCGCGCGGCCAGCCGACGCTGCCATCGCAGCTCGCGACCGAGCGCCGTATCAACCCTTTTCTTCGCAGCCGCGAATCCACCGTCCGCCTGGCAGTCCAGGCCCATGCCGGCCTCAAGGCCCAGGCCGCCGAGACCGAGGTGTTCGCTGCGCTGCGCCAATGGAAGAACGACTTTCGATGA